One Candidatus Spechtbacteria bacterium DNA window includes the following coding sequences:
- the smpB gene encoding SsrA-binding protein SmpB: MEAYAQNKKAYFEYEIERKMEAGIKLFGFEVKAVRAGLVQLSGAFVTIKGGEIFLTNAHISPYQPLNTPSSYNPERPRKLLLHKKELSSLIGIFQQKNLTILPISMYNKGDKIKIEIAVARKKKKYEKRETIKRKTTEREIEREMKK, encoded by the coding sequence ATGGAAGCATACGCCCAAAACAAAAAAGCCTATTTTGAATACGAAATTGAGCGTAAGATGGAAGCCGGCATCAAGCTTTTTGGTTTTGAGGTGAAAGCTGTAAGGGCGGGGTTGGTTCAGCTGTCCGGAGCCTTCGTTACCATCAAGGGAGGCGAGATTTTTTTGACAAACGCTCATATTAGTCCCTATCAGCCGCTTAATACGCCATCCTCATATAACCCAGAACGACCGCGAAAACTCCTGCTGCACAAGAAAGAATTAAGTTCACTTATAGGCATTTTCCAGCAAAAGAACTTGACCATACTGCCAATTAGCATGTATAATAAGGGCGATAAGATAAAGATTGAAATCGCCGTCGCGCGTAAGAAGAAAAAATATGAAAAGCGCGAAACGATTAAACGAAAGACAACTGAACGAGAGATTGAGCGTGAGATGAAAAAGTAG
- a CDS encoding GIY-YIG nuclease family protein, with protein sequence MYYIYIIQSINSPKQFYTGFSENINNRLDDHNSGKSTHTNKFKPWRLIYCSIFINKKKAYDFEKYLKTASGIAFRNKRLI encoded by the coding sequence ATGTATTACATTTATATTATCCAAAGCATTAATTCTCCAAAACAGTTTTATACTGGCTTTTCAGAGAATATTAATAACAGATTGGATGATCATAATAGCGGTAAGTCTACTCACACAAATAAGTTTAAACCATGGAGGCTAATTTACTGTTCTATTTTTATTAATAAGAAGAAGGCATATGATTTTGAAAAATATTTAAAGACAGCGTCGGGAATTGCCTTCAGAAATAAGCGATTAATATAA
- the infC gene encoding translation initiation factor IF-3, producing MPNYKRYRRPVRKAPIALPRTNQQITALEVRLLGEEGENIGVVSTQEALRMAREKGLDLVEVSAKAVPPVARIIERGKFLYELEKKEKKTSKQQKVDDLKSIRLRLSTSPHDLELKAEQVDKFLKKGYKVQIELQLRGREKAQEGMARDRIKAFLSNIHEQYHVGQEPKKSMRGIQVQINK from the coding sequence GTGCCTAACTACAAACGCTACAGACGACCAGTGCGAAAAGCGCCGATAGCGCTGCCTCGCACCAATCAACAAATTACAGCCCTCGAGGTCCGTCTTTTAGGTGAAGAGGGAGAAAATATTGGCGTTGTTTCAACGCAAGAAGCTCTCCGAATGGCTCGCGAGAAAGGATTAGACTTGGTAGAGGTTTCTGCCAAGGCCGTGCCGCCAGTTGCGCGCATCATTGAGCGTGGCAAATTCCTATACGAATTAGAAAAAAAGGAGAAGAAAACAAGCAAACAACAGAAGGTAGATGACCTAAAGAGTATACGCCTTCGACTAAGCACTTCGCCTCACGATCTGGAGCTAAAGGCAGAGCAGGTAGACAAATTTTTGAAAAAAGGATATAAAGTACAAATTGAGCTCCAACTACGTGGACGAGAGAAAGCGCAAGAGGGAATGGCAAGGGATAGGATCAAAGCCTTTCTGTCTAATATCCATGAGCAGTACCACGTTGGACAGGAGCCAAAAAAGAGCATGAGGGGCATACAGGTTCAAATAAATAAATAA
- a CDS encoding 50S ribosomal protein L35 → MAKKGKTRKALTKRFKISSNGKVRRRVASQNHFSAKQTPKKRRSKRKMVGLSKSASKMIRRMLSR, encoded by the coding sequence ATGGCTAAAAAAGGAAAAACAAGGAAGGCATTGACCAAACGATTCAAGATTTCCTCAAATGGAAAGGTTAGACGACGCGTCGCGAGCCAGAACCATTTCAGTGCAAAACAGACACCAAAGAAACGCCGCTCAAAACGCAAAATGGTTGGCCTCTCAAAGTCCGCATCAAAAATGATTCGCCGCATGCTTTCACGATAA
- the rplT gene encoding 50S ribosomal protein L20, giving the protein MTRVKRGTVRAKKRKSLLIHVKGFKWRRKNVYRLAKEALMHARAAMFKGRKQRKRDARRLWNVQVNAASRIEGLTYSKLIHGMKEKNIEVDRKILAELAKTKPEVFKAIVEKAR; this is encoded by the coding sequence ATGACACGCGTAAAACGAGGAACAGTACGAGCCAAAAAGCGAAAATCCCTTTTAATCCATGTAAAAGGTTTTAAGTGGCGCCGAAAAAACGTCTACCGCTTGGCGAAGGAAGCGCTTATGCACGCGCGCGCGGCCATGTTCAAAGGACGCAAACAGCGCAAACGAGATGCTCGCCGCCTCTGGAATGTACAGGTTAACGCGGCTTCAAGAATTGAAGGACTCACCTATTCAAAGCTTATTCATGGAATGAAAGAAAAAAATATTGAAGTAGATAGAAAAATTCTCGCGGAGCTTGCCAAAACTAAACCGGAAGTTTTCAAAGCAATCGTAGAAAAGGCCAGATAA